A genomic segment from Modestobacter roseus encodes:
- a CDS encoding putative cobaltochelatase, whose protein sequence is MTYPFGAVVGMDDMRLALLLNAVSPAVGGVLVRGEKGTAKSTTVRALAAVLPPVDVVAGCRFACDPAAPDPECPDGPHDPASPSVTRPAKLVELPVGASEDRLVGSLDLERALTEGVKSFEPGLLAGAHRGVLYVDEVNLLHDHLVDLLLDAAALGRAYVEREGVSVQHAARFLLVGTMNPEEGELRPQLLDRFGLTVEVAAPRDADLRAEVVRRRFGYDADPAGFAAAWASSERELAGQIAAARALLPQVVLSDAALRQVTSVCAAFDVDGLRADLVTARAAIAHAAWAGRTDVTEDDVRVAARLALPHRRRRNPFDAPGLDEDTLEQALEDSRPDTAPDDDPTPPEGTDPTDGGPDGDGGGPPPPPSGGPDSTGQDPAPEPGQDSAPEPGRDSAPEPGRGSAPNPGDGEPTTAPRGEGGGHTDAAPAPEKAAVTPDAPFRVQRLEVPGTGAGAAGRRSRARSERGRVVGSRRPEGSVTRLHLVDTVLAAAPHQHARGRTGTGLRVERADLRQATLEGREGNLVLFVVDASGSMGARSRMAAVKGAVLSLLMDAYQRRDKVGLITFRGGDAELTLPPTWSVEAAAARLTSLPTGGRTPLAAGLLRAHETLRLERVRDPRRRPLLVLVTDGRATGARGGDHLGDARRAAGLLATADVASVVVDCESGPVRLGLAAALGLQLGAQTLRLEELGADQLAGVVRESRAA, encoded by the coding sequence ATGACCTATCCCTTCGGCGCCGTCGTCGGCATGGACGACATGCGACTGGCGCTGCTGCTCAACGCCGTCTCCCCCGCCGTCGGCGGGGTGCTGGTGCGCGGCGAGAAGGGCACGGCGAAGTCGACGACGGTGCGCGCCCTGGCCGCCGTCCTGCCGCCGGTCGACGTCGTCGCCGGCTGCCGCTTCGCCTGCGACCCCGCCGCCCCCGACCCGGAGTGCCCGGACGGCCCGCACGACCCCGCCTCCCCGTCGGTGACCCGGCCCGCGAAGCTCGTCGAGCTGCCGGTCGGCGCCTCGGAGGACCGGCTGGTCGGGTCGTTGGACCTGGAGCGTGCACTCACCGAGGGCGTGAAGTCCTTCGAGCCCGGGCTGCTGGCCGGGGCGCACCGCGGCGTCCTGTACGTGGACGAGGTCAACCTGCTGCACGACCACCTGGTCGACCTGCTGCTCGACGCCGCGGCACTGGGCCGGGCCTACGTCGAGCGCGAGGGCGTCTCGGTGCAGCACGCGGCGCGGTTCCTGCTGGTCGGCACCATGAACCCGGAGGAGGGCGAGCTCCGCCCCCAGCTGCTGGACCGGTTCGGCCTCACCGTCGAGGTCGCCGCCCCGCGGGACGCCGACCTGCGCGCCGAGGTGGTCCGCCGCCGGTTCGGCTACGACGCCGACCCGGCCGGCTTCGCCGCCGCCTGGGCCTCCTCCGAGCGGGAGCTGGCCGGCCAGATCGCCGCGGCCCGCGCCCTGCTGCCGCAGGTGGTGCTGAGCGACGCCGCGCTGCGCCAGGTGACCAGCGTCTGCGCCGCCTTCGACGTCGACGGGCTGCGCGCCGACCTGGTCACCGCCCGCGCCGCGATCGCGCACGCCGCCTGGGCGGGGCGCACCGACGTCACCGAGGACGACGTCCGGGTCGCCGCCCGGCTCGCCCTCCCGCACCGCCGGCGGCGCAACCCCTTCGACGCCCCTGGGCTGGACGAGGACACGCTGGAGCAGGCACTCGAGGACTCCCGGCCCGACACGGCACCGGACGACGACCCGACCCCGCCCGAGGGCACCGACCCGACCGACGGCGGCCCCGACGGCGACGGTGGCGGCCCTCCCCCACCGCCGTCCGGCGGCCCGGACTCCACCGGCCAGGATCCGGCGCCGGAACCCGGCCAGGATTCCGCGCCGGAACCCGGCCGGGATTCGGCGCCGGAACCCGGCCGGGGTTCGGCGCCGAACCCCGGGGACGGCGAGCCGACGACGGCGCCGCGGGGTGAGGGCGGTGGGCACACCGACGCCGCCCCGGCACCGGAGAAGGCGGCCGTCACCCCCGATGCGCCGTTCCGGGTGCAGCGGCTGGAGGTGCCCGGCACCGGCGCGGGCGCGGCCGGCCGGCGGTCCCGGGCGCGCAGCGAGCGCGGCCGGGTGGTCGGCTCCCGCCGGCCCGAGGGCAGCGTGACCCGGCTGCACCTGGTCGACACCGTGCTCGCCGCGGCGCCGCACCAGCACGCTCGCGGCCGCACCGGCACCGGCCTGCGGGTCGAGCGCGCCGACCTGCGCCAGGCCACGCTCGAGGGGCGCGAGGGCAACCTGGTCCTCTTCGTCGTCGACGCCAGCGGCTCGATGGGCGCCCGCTCGCGGATGGCCGCGGTGAAGGGCGCCGTCCTCTCCCTGCTGATGGACGCCTACCAGCGCCGGGACAAGGTCGGCCTGATCACCTTCCGCGGCGGCGACGCCGAGCTGACCCTGCCGCCCACCTGGTCGGTCGAGGCGGCGGCCGCCCGGCTGACCAGCCTGCCCACCGGTGGCCGCACCCCGCTGGCCGCGGGGCTGCTGCGGGCGCACGAGACGCTGCGGCTGGAGCGGGTGCGCGATCCGCGGCGCCGGCCGTTGCTCGTCCTCGTCACCGACGGCCGGGCCACCGGTGCTCGCGGCGGCGACCACCTCGGCGACGCCCGCCGGGCCGCCGGGCTGCTGGCGACCGCGGACGTCGCGAGCGTCGTCGTCGACTGCGAGTCCGGGCCGGTGCGGCTCGGGCTGGCCGCCGCCCTGGGCCTCCAGCTGGGCGCGCAGACGCTGCGGCTGGAGGAGCTCGGCGCCGACCAGCTCGCCGGCGTCGTCCGCGAGAGCAGGGCTGCCTAG
- a CDS encoding transcriptional regulator, with translation MTAVEPRFDAVVHAPPRLQVCGLLAAVDTMEFAAVRDAVGVSDSVLSKHVKQLEEAGYVTVKKATVASRQRTSLALTRAGRAAFDAHVAELRRIAGL, from the coding sequence GTGACCGCCGTCGAGCCGCGGTTCGACGCGGTCGTCCACGCCCCGCCCCGGCTGCAGGTCTGCGGGTTGCTCGCCGCCGTCGACACGATGGAGTTCGCCGCCGTCCGGGACGCCGTCGGGGTCAGCGACTCGGTGCTCTCCAAGCACGTCAAGCAGTTGGAGGAGGCCGGGTACGTGACCGTGAAGAAGGCGACCGTCGCCTCCCGGCAGCGCACCAGCCTCGCGCTGACCAGGGCCGGCCGGGCAGCCTTCGACGCGCACGTCGCCGAGCTGCGCCGCATCGCCGGCCTCTGA
- a CDS encoding AbrB family transcriptional regulator — translation MQRGRGRLLADWAVVLVAAVLLALVMDRLSVPSPALFGGLAAGLGRALVGRTRLALPRPALTGAQALIGVSAGALVQPETLRVVADHWLPVLGITVATLLVSLAAGQLMRLQRGISSVTGAFAMIAGGASGITAMARDLGADAQLVGVLQYLRVVVIVVAMPVVATTVYGADATGAPAPADDGPGWAAGLLFTAVCVAVGLVLGRVARIPVGALLGPLLVAAALDLTGVAQGADVPGPVESAAFLAIGLQVGIGLTRQSLRVVGRALPLAVALIVGVIGACAGLGLLLSATAGVSRLEGYLATTPGGLYAVLATASGSGADATFVLAVQVLRLFVMLFTAPLLARWLRRGRSPA, via the coding sequence GTGCAGCGGGGACGAGGGCGGTTGCTGGCCGACTGGGCCGTCGTCCTCGTCGCGGCGGTGCTGCTGGCGCTGGTCATGGACCGGCTCTCGGTGCCCTCCCCGGCGTTGTTCGGCGGGCTGGCCGCGGGGCTGGGCCGGGCGCTGGTCGGCCGCACCCGGCTGGCGCTGCCCCGCCCGGCGTTGACCGGCGCGCAGGCGCTGATCGGGGTCTCGGCCGGGGCGCTGGTGCAGCCGGAGACCCTCCGTGTCGTCGCCGACCACTGGCTGCCGGTGCTCGGCATCACCGTGGCGACCCTGCTGGTCAGCCTGGCGGCCGGGCAGCTGATGCGCCTGCAGCGGGGCATCAGCTCGGTCACCGGCGCCTTCGCCATGATCGCCGGCGGCGCCTCCGGGATCACCGCGATGGCCCGCGACCTCGGCGCCGACGCCCAGCTGGTCGGTGTGCTGCAGTACCTGCGCGTGGTGGTGATCGTGGTGGCGATGCCGGTCGTGGCGACGACGGTCTACGGCGCGGACGCCACGGGTGCGCCGGCGCCGGCCGACGACGGCCCGGGCTGGGCCGCGGGGCTGCTGTTCACCGCGGTCTGCGTGGCGGTGGGGCTGGTGCTGGGCCGGGTGGCGCGCATCCCGGTCGGTGCGCTGCTCGGGCCGCTGCTGGTGGCCGCGGCGCTCGACCTCACCGGCGTCGCGCAGGGCGCCGACGTGCCCGGGCCGGTGGAGTCGGCCGCGTTCCTGGCGATCGGGCTGCAGGTCGGCATCGGACTCACCCGGCAGAGCCTGCGGGTGGTCGGCCGGGCGCTGCCGCTGGCGGTCGCGCTGATCGTCGGCGTCATCGGAGCCTGCGCCGGGCTCGGGCTGCTGCTGTCGGCGACGGCCGGGGTCAGCCGGCTGGAGGGCTACCTGGCCACCACCCCCGGTGGGCTGTACGCGGTGCTGGCCACCGCGAGCGGCAGCGGGGCGGACGCGACGTTCGTGCTCGCCGTCCAGGTGCTGCGCTTGTTCGTCATGCTCTTCACCGCACCCCTGCTGGCCCGCTGGCTCCGCCGGGGGCGGTCACCGGCGTGA
- a CDS encoding AI-2E family transporter: MAAEELRSDPDGRAAPAWLVRAADVGGRLLVLAVLVWLVAALAVELTLVLVAALTALLLAGVAAPAVRWASGKGVPRWVSAGAAVLLLLLVVAGIALGLAARISAQLPQLRDALDRVSTQLSERFGVSMPSLGDLAGSGGQGGSGVGQLVGPAQTLLEAVLGVFLALALAFLFLTSGPGMWQWLLGKFGGRLREDVDAGGRAAWGTVGAYVRGLTVVALFDAVGIGVGLLLLGVPLALSLAVLQFVASYIPTIGAFVAGGLAVLVAYGASGPGTAALVLALVVVVQQIGNDVIEPYVMKSRLPINAAVVLIAVTAGGLLWGIAGALLFVPLVAAASAAGHEVWARHGSRPVAGG, from the coding sequence ATGGCAGCCGAGGAACTGCGCTCTGATCCCGATGGCCGGGCGGCCCCCGCCTGGCTGGTCCGCGCCGCCGATGTCGGCGGGCGGCTGCTCGTGCTCGCGGTGCTGGTCTGGCTGGTCGCCGCGCTGGCCGTGGAGCTCACCCTGGTGCTCGTCGCCGCGCTGACCGCGTTGCTGCTGGCCGGGGTGGCCGCGCCGGCGGTGCGCTGGGCGAGCGGCAAGGGGGTGCCGCGCTGGGTGTCGGCCGGGGCGGCGGTGCTGCTGCTCCTGCTGGTGGTGGCGGGCATCGCGCTCGGCCTGGCCGCCCGCATCTCGGCCCAGCTGCCGCAGCTCCGCGACGCCCTGGACCGGGTGTCCACCCAGCTGTCGGAGCGCTTCGGCGTCTCGATGCCCTCCCTCGGCGACCTGGCGGGGAGCGGCGGGCAGGGCGGCTCCGGTGTGGGGCAGCTGGTCGGGCCGGCCCAGACGCTGCTGGAGGCCGTGCTGGGCGTCTTCCTGGCGCTGGCCCTGGCCTTCCTGTTCCTGACCAGCGGGCCGGGCATGTGGCAGTGGCTGCTGGGCAAGTTCGGCGGCCGGCTGCGGGAGGACGTCGACGCCGGTGGCCGGGCGGCGTGGGGCACGGTCGGCGCCTACGTGCGGGGGCTGACCGTGGTGGCCCTGTTCGACGCGGTCGGCATCGGGGTCGGCCTGCTGCTGCTCGGCGTCCCGCTCGCGCTCAGCCTCGCGGTGCTGCAGTTCGTCGCCTCCTACATCCCCACCATCGGGGCCTTCGTCGCCGGCGGGCTGGCGGTCCTGGTGGCCTACGGCGCGTCGGGGCCGGGCACCGCCGCGCTCGTGCTGGCGCTGGTCGTGGTCGTCCAGCAGATCGGCAACGACGTGATCGAGCCCTACGTGATGAAGAGCCGCCTGCCGATCAACGCCGCGGTGGTGCTCATCGCCGTGACGGCGGGCGGGCTGCTGTGGGGCATCGCGGGCGCGCTGCTGTTCGTGCCGCTGGTGGCGGCGGCCTCGGCCGCCGGCCACGAGGTCTGGGCGCGGCACGGATCACGTCCGGTCGCCGGCGGCTGA
- the cobO gene encoding cob(I)yrinic acid a,c-diamide adenosyltransferase — MPQGQVTAVPVDGLTTRQRRNRPLLAVHTGEMKGKSTAAFGMAMRAWNQGWSIAVYQFVKSAKWKVGEENALTALGRVHETTGEGGPVVWHKMGSGWSWSRKHGDETDHAADAAEGWAQIKRDLAVEAHRFYVLDEFTYPLKWGWVDVDDVVETLTHRPGSQHVVITGRDAPPALVEAADLVVQMTKVKHPMDAGQKGQRGIEW; from the coding sequence GTGCCGCAGGGACAGGTGACCGCCGTCCCGGTCGACGGGCTGACCACCCGGCAGCGCCGCAACCGGCCGCTGCTCGCCGTGCACACCGGGGAGATGAAGGGCAAGTCCACCGCCGCCTTCGGGATGGCGATGCGGGCGTGGAACCAGGGCTGGTCGATCGCGGTCTACCAGTTCGTCAAGAGCGCCAAGTGGAAGGTCGGCGAGGAGAACGCGCTGACCGCGCTCGGCCGGGTGCACGAGACCACCGGTGAGGGCGGCCCGGTGGTCTGGCACAAGATGGGCTCGGGCTGGTCGTGGTCGCGCAAGCACGGCGACGAGACCGACCACGCCGCCGACGCCGCCGAGGGCTGGGCGCAGATCAAGCGTGACCTGGCCGTCGAGGCGCACCGGTTCTACGTGCTCGACGAGTTCACCTACCCGCTGAAGTGGGGCTGGGTCGACGTCGACGACGTCGTCGAGACCCTGACGCACCGACCGGGCAGCCAGCACGTCGTCATCACCGGCCGCGACGCCCCGCCGGCGTTGGTCGAGGCCGCCGACCTGGTCGTGCAGATGACCAAGGTCAAGCACCCGATGGACGCCGGCCAGAAGGGCCAACGGGGGATCGAGTGGTGA
- a CDS encoding cobyrinate a,c-diamide synthase, which translates to MSTRIPRIVVAAPSSNAGKTSITTGLVAALTARGLTVSPHKVGPDYIDPGYHGLAAGRPGRNLDKWLVGDDRITPLFLHGARGADVAVVEGVMGLFDGAAHASVEPGYGSTAQVAAHLQAPVVLVVDAASQARSVAALVHGFATFDPTVRIGGVVLNRVGSDRHEAILREALGAAGVPVLGAVRRIEDLHTPSRHLGLVPAAERSAEAVRTVRALGAVVESSVDLDAVLRLARTAPDLSGEAWDPAAEVTRVEGRPVVAVAGGPAFTFGYAETAELLAAAGAEVVTVDPLRDDALPEGTRALVVGGGFPEVHASALSANVGLRTAIAELARSGAPIAAECAGLLYLSQELDGEPMCGVLPTTTAMHPRLTLGYRAAVALTDSVLAPAGTRVRGHEFHRTTAGPAAGATPAASPAWQWNADGPEGFVSDGVHASYLHLNWAGSPGMASRFVAAAARLPERAHHAHR; encoded by the coding sequence GTGAGCACCCGCATCCCGCGGATCGTGGTGGCCGCGCCGTCGTCGAACGCCGGCAAGACGTCGATCACCACCGGCCTGGTCGCCGCGCTGACCGCCCGCGGGCTCACCGTGAGCCCGCACAAGGTCGGCCCCGACTACATCGACCCCGGCTACCACGGCCTCGCCGCCGGCCGCCCGGGCCGCAACCTGGACAAGTGGCTGGTCGGCGACGACCGGATCACCCCGCTGTTCCTGCACGGGGCCCGGGGCGCCGACGTCGCGGTCGTCGAGGGCGTGATGGGGCTGTTCGACGGCGCCGCGCACGCCAGCGTCGAGCCCGGCTACGGCTCGACCGCGCAGGTCGCCGCGCACCTGCAGGCCCCCGTGGTGCTCGTCGTGGACGCCGCCTCACAGGCCCGCAGCGTGGCCGCGCTGGTGCACGGGTTCGCCACCTTCGACCCGACGGTGCGCATCGGCGGCGTCGTCCTCAACCGGGTCGGCAGCGACCGGCACGAGGCGATCCTCCGCGAGGCGCTCGGCGCCGCCGGGGTACCGGTGCTCGGCGCGGTGCGCCGGATCGAGGACTTGCACACCCCCTCCCGCCACCTCGGGCTGGTGCCGGCGGCCGAGCGGTCGGCCGAGGCGGTGCGCACGGTGCGCGCGCTGGGCGCGGTCGTGGAGTCCAGCGTCGACCTGGACGCCGTCCTCCGGCTGGCCCGCACCGCACCCGACCTGTCCGGGGAGGCCTGGGACCCGGCCGCCGAGGTCACCCGGGTCGAGGGCCGGCCGGTGGTCGCCGTCGCCGGTGGGCCGGCGTTCACCTTCGGCTACGCCGAGACCGCCGAGCTGCTCGCCGCGGCCGGCGCCGAGGTGGTGACCGTCGACCCGCTGCGGGACGACGCCCTCCCGGAGGGCACCCGCGCGCTGGTCGTCGGCGGGGGCTTCCCCGAGGTGCACGCCAGCGCGCTCAGCGCCAACGTCGGGCTGCGGACGGCGATCGCCGAGCTCGCCCGGTCCGGTGCACCGATCGCCGCCGAGTGCGCCGGGCTGCTGTACCTGTCGCAGGAGCTGGACGGCGAGCCGATGTGCGGCGTGCTGCCCACGACGACGGCGATGCACCCGCGGCTCACGCTCGGCTACCGGGCCGCGGTCGCGCTCACCGACAGCGTGCTCGCCCCGGCCGGCACCCGGGTGCGCGGGCACGAGTTCCACCGCACCACCGCCGGCCCGGCCGCCGGGGCGACGCCGGCAGCGTCACCGGCATGGCAGTGGAACGCCGACGGCCCCGAGGGCTTCGTCAGCGACGGCGTGCACGCCTCGTACCTGCACCTGAACTGGGCCGGTTCCCCTGGGATGGCCTCCCGCTTCGTCGCCGCCGCCGCGCGGCTCCCCGAGAGGGCGCACCATGCACATCGCTGA